A stretch of Porites lutea chromosome 5, jaPorLute2.1, whole genome shotgun sequence DNA encodes these proteins:
- the LOC140936839 gene encoding uncharacterized protein encodes MNSLEMTDPYEEHMLNVNGKPITLDDILEETSLYINSSLFPVPADPVFPSLDLCYTEDTKANVTVLDLKDVYDKGQSRRKANSEQRLLKADVRLKATAQKQIQGVSAYVERCPEAARILQDLNGRVPLEVEYSKKEPFFVNFSVNLDSVYITHKGIKVYELSRVKGEERNIFRLIVVLHFLDGSTKEFISKHFQVQSKKHQKQILDEDSSSDNGYYGTPSPENKRKRPKLEEASPLGSIGSDLNSDSSVVASEVVTDRLEAKSAVINELQVNKPILTPRGDIAYHFKLEKSSHDLPLEEGDVVGFFGEPHGKSHIEKLTHFNASKAKMAGVISRSAYLEAKTPAEDEEKDLSDLVCIIGMVNVKVLGSVENGERLYSSLEHPGVAIPQSRLCDAVSKDAFLLGQTLEGSDANTSNIHLVQSFVSALLSITNGHLADAFDDVRKHVKEDVKTEVKAVKKKCLRGFRRWLLAGFILAVLLGVLLYQLFAPGTAFRYYRCQLGSIKNSEMWFTFTTADKQIPRVHGVEFTFDKLKSKMDLKFGKINQTDARYYLNLDRCAYGGIRLVGSPLDGKEMVRGAEIVAVNHNCSTVYYHAEYWTPYVSGRDIVCTAHP; translated from the exons ATGAACAGTTTGGAAATGACCGACCCGTACGAGGAGCACATGCTTAATGTAAACGGGAAACCGATCACACTGGACGATATTTTGGAAGAGACAAGTCTGTACATCAACTCCAGCCTCTTTCCTGTGCCTGCGGATCCAG tatTTCCTTCTTTGGATCTCTGCTATACGGAGGATACAAAAGCAAATGTGACCGTTTTGGATTTGAAAGATGTCTACGATAAAGGGCAAAGTCGGCGGAAAGCAAACTCAGAACAGAGATTATTGAAGGCTGACGTTCGTCTTAAAGCAACGGCACAAAAACAAATTCAG gGAGTGTCCGCTTACGTGGAGAGATGTCCAGAAGCAGCCAGGATTCTTCAGGATTTGAACGGTCGCGTCCCACTGGAAGTGGAGTACAGCAAAAAAGAACCTTTTTTCGTGAACTTTTCCGTTAACCTTGATTCAGTGTACATTACTCATAAGGGAATAAAAGTGTACGAACTTTCGCGCGTCAAGGGAGaagaaagaaacatttttcgGTTGATCGTTGTGTTGCATTTTCTGGATGGATCAACAAAGGAGTTTATAAGCAAGCATTTCCAAGTTCAAAGCAAAAAGCACCAAAAACAAATTCTAG ATGAAGATTCGTCAAGTGATAATGGCTATTATGGTACCCCTAGTCCAGAAAATAAGAGGAAAAGACCAAAAC TTGAAGAGGCCAGTCCACTTGGCAGTATAGGCAGTGATTTGAATAGCGACAGCA GCGTTGTAGCCTCCGAAGTTGTCACGGACCGCCTTGAAGCTAAGTCGGCCGTCATAAATGAACTACAAGTTAACAAGCCAATCTTAACTCCCAGAGGGGACATCGCTTATCATTTTAAACTGGAGAAATCCAGCCATGACCTTCCTTTAGAAGAGGGCGACGTCGTTGGATTTTTTGGAGAACCGCATGGAAAGAGTCACATTGAGAAACTAACACATTTTAATGCGTCAAAGGCAAAAATGGCGGGTGTCATTAGCAGATCAGCCTACCTTGAAGCCAAAACGCCAGCTGAGGAcgaagaaaaag ATCTCAGCGACCTTGTCTGTATAATTGGAATGGTGAACGTCAAGGTTCTTGGCTCGGTCGAAAACGGCGAGCGGTTGTATTCCTCTCTGGAGCACCCGGGAGTGGCTATACCCCAAAGCCGCCTTTGTGATGCTGTGTCTAAAGACGCCTTTCTCCTCGGCCAAACGCTTGAAGGATCGGACGCTAATACGAGCAACATTCATTTGGTTCAGTCTTTTGTTTCGGCCTTGTTAAGCATTACTAACGGACACTTGGCGGACGCTTTCGATGATGTTCGAAAACACGTGAAAGAGGATGTTAAAACTGAGGTCAAGGCAGTCAAAAAGAAGTGTTTGAGAG GTTTTCGTCGCTGGTTGCTTGCGGGCTTCATCCTAGCCGTTCTATTAGGAGTTTTGCTGTATCAGTTATTTGCACCTGGCACCGCCTTTCGTTATTACAGATGTCAACTAGGCAGTATTAAAAACAGTGAAATGTGGTTTACATTCACGACAGCTGATAAGCAG ATTCCTCGAGTTCACGGTGTTGAATTTACTTTCGATAAATTGAAGAGCAAAATGGACTTGAAGTTTggcaaaataaatcaaacag ACGCCCGCTATTACCTTAATCTCGACCGATGCGCTTACGGCGGAATTCGACTTGTAGGATCGCCGTTGGATGGCAAAGAAATGGTCCGTGGAGCCGAAATAGTGGCAGTAAATCACAACTGTTCAACTGTTTATTATCACGCTGAATACTGGACACCTTATGTGAGCGGAAGGGACATTGTTTGCACGGCGCATCCCTGA